From a single Trueperaceae bacterium genomic region:
- a CDS encoding DUF5694 domain-containing protein, protein MDSRPAQLLLLGTFHFGDTIDATKVEFDALAPLRQQEIVRLVERLSRFKANVVAVEAGVDERAELNERYAAFREGRLEPRANEVEQIGFRLAARCELERVTPVDQAVDMPFDPLFRWAEANDPEFVRDFWRSLRVQERHDADLVSRSTLLEALNYFNDPAFVARDHARYLQLSAVGNQENDLGTNLLAAWYERNATIFENLTRVAEPGGRIILIIGSGHLAILRDLISRSPQLVEVPLEEYLRT, encoded by the coding sequence ATGGATTCGCGCCCCGCTCAACTCCTGCTCCTGGGAACCTTCCACTTCGGCGACACTATCGACGCCACCAAGGTCGAATTCGATGCCCTAGCGCCATTGAGGCAGCAGGAGATCGTCAGGCTCGTCGAGCGCTTGTCCCGGTTCAAGGCGAACGTGGTTGCTGTAGAAGCAGGCGTGGACGAGCGGGCGGAGTTGAACGAGCGGTACGCTGCCTTCAGAGAGGGCCGGCTCGAACCGAGGGCGAACGAGGTCGAGCAGATAGGATTCCGCCTCGCCGCCCGTTGTGAGCTCGAGAGGGTCACGCCTGTCGACCAAGCGGTCGATATGCCGTTCGACCCGCTCTTCAGGTGGGCAGAAGCGAACGATCCGGAGTTCGTCCGAGACTTCTGGCGTTCGCTGAGGGTGCAGGAGCGACACGACGCCGACCTCGTGAGTAGGTCAACCCTTCTCGAAGCTCTGAACTACTTCAACGACCCCGCGTTCGTCGCCAGAGACCATGCGCGGTACTTGCAGCTCTCCGCGGTCGGTAACCAAGAGAACGACCTGGGAACGAATCTGCTCGCTGCCTGGTATGAGCGGAACGCCACCATCTTCGAGAACCTTACGCGGGTCGCCGAACCCGGAGGCAGGATCATCCTGATCATCGGATCGGGCCACCTCGCAATACTTCGCGACCTCATCAGCCGCTCGCCACAACTGGTCGAGGTCCCCCTCGAGGAATACCTCAGGACTTAG
- a CDS encoding DinB family protein gives MSGIDFVLEAFDRNGRVNRATLATLKMDDLGHDDGAGGYTVGQHLADMAEFRYGWLTKVSPQHAESVPSVADGDQSSFWLTITSIEELQRAFDAGDAAVRAAVTSAVDEGRKFTGAYESHPVHFLEHTIVHDSHHRGQILALLRRAGRPTEERMELESKSWSIWRE, from the coding sequence GTGTCAGGAATCGATTTCGTTCTGGAGGCGTTCGATCGCAACGGCAGGGTCAATCGGGCAACGCTGGCTACTCTGAAAATGGATGACCTGGGACACGACGACGGGGCGGGCGGCTACACCGTTGGGCAGCACCTCGCCGACATGGCCGAATTCCGTTACGGCTGGCTTACGAAGGTCTCCCCGCAGCACGCCGAGTCCGTGCCTTCGGTGGCGGACGGCGACCAGTCGAGCTTCTGGTTGACAATCACGAGCATCGAAGAGTTGCAGCGAGCGTTCGACGCCGGCGACGCTGCGGTCCGCGCCGCCGTAACGAGCGCCGTGGACGAGGGCCGCAAGTTCACCGGGGCTTACGAGTCTCATCCCGTGCACTTCCTGGAGCACACCATCGTTCACGACTCCCACCATCGGGGGCAGATCCTGGCGCTCCTGCGCCGAGCCGGCAGGCCCACCGAGGAGCGCATGGAACTCGAGTCGAAGAGCTGGTCGATCTGGCGAGAGTAG
- a CDS encoding isocitrate lyase/phosphoenolpyruvate mutase family protein, which translates to MRQHDLARRFLELHAAPELLLLPNAWDAGSAVIFERAGFEAIGTTSAGISYSSGYPDGQQLPLAELLTAVARIARRISVPLSVDVEAGYGAEPSRIAANVAEVVAAGAVGINLEDGRVDGPPTLVDIQFQCEVLSAVAEVRSSSGVPFVINARTDSYWLGIGDETERLEQSMTRGNAYLAAGADCIFVPGGFGRETIEILVRELAGPLNVIATPACPSPAELEEMGVARLSLGSGPVRAVFGLLRKIASEVRGGSVAYSTAVELSYDEANRLFS; encoded by the coding sequence ATGCGACAACACGATCTCGCTCGCCGATTTCTCGAGCTCCACGCCGCGCCGGAGCTCCTGCTCCTGCCCAACGCGTGGGACGCCGGCAGCGCCGTCATCTTCGAGCGGGCCGGCTTCGAGGCGATAGGGACGACGAGCGCAGGTATCTCGTACAGCTCGGGTTATCCGGACGGCCAGCAGCTGCCACTGGCCGAGCTCCTGACAGCCGTCGCCCGAATCGCGCGCCGCATCTCGGTGCCCCTCAGCGTGGACGTCGAGGCGGGTTACGGAGCGGAACCTTCCCGGATTGCGGCCAACGTCGCCGAGGTCGTAGCCGCTGGCGCGGTCGGCATCAATCTCGAGGATGGCAGGGTAGACGGGCCGCCCACTCTTGTCGACATCCAGTTCCAGTGCGAGGTCTTGAGCGCGGTCGCCGAAGTCAGGAGTTCGAGCGGAGTGCCTTTCGTCATCAACGCGAGGACGGACAGCTACTGGCTGGGCATCGGTGACGAAACCGAACGCCTGGAGCAGTCCATGACGAGAGGCAACGCCTACCTCGCGGCGGGCGCGGACTGCATCTTCGTACCGGGAGGCTTCGGCCGTGAGACGATCGAGATTCTCGTCCGTGAACTGGCAGGACCGCTAAACGTCATCGCAACTCCTGCCTGCCCGTCCCCGGCGGAACTCGAGGAGATGGGCGTGGCACGACTGAGCCTCGGTTCGGGCCCCGTACGGGCCGTCTTCGGCCTGCTTCGCAAGATCGCATCCGAGGTGCGCGGCGGTTCAGTCGCCTATTCGACCGCCGTCGAGCTTTCCTACGACGAAGCGAACCGCTTGTTCTCCTGA
- a CDS encoding site-specific integrase: MAKSNELSRSLTSSLERARSLLSMSSEDRRHFAARAVNERDHQALWELTEAYLTRRQVSRHTISSYRKGVMTLLDAWSGVNLLRPRREDAELYVLDLMAPDRPVDANDRNKYEDGRRLKYKPLSPASVRSRVSAAKALYDALRWTEVTDADPFDDVTLPKLRSKAVERAREKSYTPQELAMMAKVCNDWDDRLILLLGAHGGLRASEMLALRWEDVDLHRGRLTVKFGKGGTTASVTMSEQLLENLRKLRGALFPAGRASGFILDTRSRSSLYKRLERLWTDAFVVQGKEVPPFTKGVHGLRHHAGVAYARETSDLRKVRDHLRHASMSSTEVYMAAAEGTNEVRGWRIGFDDD; encoded by the coding sequence GTGGCAAAGTCGAACGAACTGAGCAGATCCCTCACCTCGAGCCTCGAGCGAGCCCGCTCTCTGCTCAGCATGAGCAGTGAGGACCGCAGGCACTTCGCGGCGCGAGCGGTGAACGAGCGCGATCACCAGGCGCTCTGGGAACTCACCGAGGCCTATCTGACGCGCAGGCAGGTCTCACGTCACACGATCAGTTCTTATCGGAAGGGCGTGATGACGCTGCTGGATGCCTGGAGCGGCGTCAACCTGCTGAGGCCCAGGCGGGAGGACGCCGAACTGTACGTCCTCGACCTGATGGCGCCCGACCGGCCCGTCGATGCGAACGACCGGAACAAGTACGAGGACGGCAGGCGGCTCAAGTACAAACCGCTGTCGCCGGCCTCGGTTCGTTCTCGAGTCTCGGCTGCCAAAGCCCTGTACGACGCTCTGCGCTGGACCGAAGTCACGGATGCCGATCCGTTCGACGACGTCACTCTTCCCAAGCTGCGCTCGAAGGCAGTCGAACGGGCGCGCGAGAAGTCGTACACGCCGCAGGAGTTGGCGATGATGGCCAAGGTGTGCAACGACTGGGACGACCGGCTGATCCTGTTGTTGGGTGCCCACGGGGGCCTGCGCGCCTCCGAGATGCTGGCGCTCCGTTGGGAGGACGTCGACCTCCACCGCGGCCGGCTCACGGTGAAGTTCGGCAAGGGCGGGACCACCGCCAGCGTGACGATGAGCGAGCAGCTGCTGGAGAACCTTCGGAAGCTGAGGGGCGCGCTCTTCCCCGCCGGCCGGGCCAGCGGCTTCATCCTCGACACGCGCTCCAGGTCCAGCCTCTACAAACGACTGGAACGCCTCTGGACGGACGCCTTCGTCGTGCAGGGCAAGGAGGTGCCGCCGTTCACCAAGGGAGTTCACGGCCTGCGGCACCATGCGGGCGTGGCTTACGCGCGTGAGACCAGCGACCTGCGCAAGGTCCGCGACCACCTGCGCCACGCCAGCATGTCGAGCACCGAGGTCTACATGGCGGCGGCCGAGGGCACCAACGAGGTCAGGGGATGGCGGATAGGTTTCGATGACGACTGA
- a CDS encoding type II toxin-antitoxin system VapC family toxin, whose product MLIDTDILIWYLRGHVPAARFLHDTSGIAASAVTYMELVQGMRSKSELRTLQRQLREWELPIHPISESISDRASFLVEQHFLSHSLQLADALIAGTALEHGLKLATGNVKHFEAIDQLDIVEFHP is encoded by the coding sequence ATGCTGATCGATACTGACATCCTGATCTGGTATCTGCGTGGCCACGTGCCTGCTGCGAGGTTTCTTCACGACACCAGTGGCATCGCCGCTTCGGCCGTTACCTATATGGAGCTGGTCCAGGGGATGCGAAGCAAGAGTGAGTTACGGACCCTCCAGCGTCAACTCCGGGAATGGGAGCTGCCGATTCATCCCATTTCAGAGTCGATCAGCGACAGAGCATCGTTTCTCGTAGAGCAGCATTTCCTGAGCCACTCGCTGCAGCTCGCAGACGCCCTAATAGCAGGTACCGCTCTCGAACACGGGTTGAAGTTGGCGACCGGCAACGTGAAACACTTCGAGGCTATCGACCAACTCGACATAGTAGAGTTCCACCCTTAA
- a CDS encoding type II toxin-antitoxin system prevent-host-death family antitoxin: MEVKAKELRSDTKRILDAVERGEEVIVTYRGKPRAKMTAIGVKKRSMPDFGNSPLFGMWSDHEATENVVEYVDRLRKGRF, encoded by the coding sequence ATGGAAGTAAAAGCCAAGGAGTTGCGATCTGACACGAAGCGGATCCTGGACGCGGTTGAGCGCGGCGAGGAAGTGATCGTCACCTATCGGGGCAAGCCAAGAGCCAAGATGACGGCCATCGGTGTGAAGAAGAGATCGATGCCCGACTTTGGCAACTCGCCCTTGTTCGGGATGTGGAGTGATCACGAGGCCACGGAGAACGTAGTCGAGTATGTCGATCGACTCCGAAAGGGCCGCTTCTGA
- a CDS encoding AAC(3) family N-acetyltransferase, whose product MRRRVRPSGNFRSSIALEGDARNYSCSFNSRVRGDHPLDSFSAVGPLAERLVSVQTWMDVYAPLRELAECGGFVVLMGVSLDRMTLIHLAEEQAGRTLFRRWANDRNGEPAAAAVGGCSEGFGKFQPVLESCARRMVVGESGWTVYPASDALSLATEAIRSNPEITHCGNRECDRCNDAVQGGPFLSG is encoded by the coding sequence GTGCGGAGACGGGTCAGGCCATCAGGTAACTTCAGATCATCGATAGCGCTCGAAGGGGACGCAAGAAACTACTCTTGCTCGTTCAACTCGCGCGTTCGAGGCGACCACCCGCTCGACTCGTTCTCTGCGGTAGGGCCTCTTGCCGAGAGACTGGTCTCCGTACAGACATGGATGGATGTGTATGCGCCCTTGAGAGAGCTGGCCGAATGTGGCGGGTTCGTAGTGCTGATGGGCGTAAGCCTGGACCGGATGACGCTGATTCACCTGGCCGAGGAGCAGGCCGGCCGTACCCTGTTCCGGCGCTGGGCCAACGATCGGAACGGAGAGCCCGCTGCGGCCGCGGTTGGCGGCTGTTCAGAGGGGTTCGGAAAGTTCCAGCCCGTGCTGGAGAGTTGCGCTCGCCGGATGGTCGTGGGGGAGAGTGGCTGGACCGTCTATCCCGCTAGTGATGCGCTCTCCCTGGCTACCGAAGCCATCCGTTCGAACCCGGAAATTACCCACTGCGGTAACCGCGAGTGCGATCGTTGCAACGATGCGGTGCAGGGCGGGCCATTCCTATCAGGTTGA
- a CDS encoding DUF3565 domain-containing protein — protein sequence MGEVFERAIVGFHQDEEGHWVADLECGHTRHVRHDPPWVTREWVLTAEGRRRFLGRRLLCKTCAETGQAIR from the coding sequence GTGGGCGAGGTATTCGAGCGTGCGATCGTCGGCTTCCATCAGGATGAGGAGGGTCACTGGGTGGCAGACCTCGAGTGTGGCCACACCAGGCACGTGAGGCACGACCCGCCCTGGGTCACTCGGGAATGGGTGCTCACGGCAGAGGGCCGCAGACGGTTCCTGGGACGCCGACTCTTGTGCAAGACGTGTGCGGAGACGGGTCAGGCCATCAGGTAA
- a CDS encoding flavodoxin — MRMLIVYGSTYGDTADAADRIATRVETLSGVEPVLREVGRTDLSDLESYDVILVGCSTWNEGEIQDDWFDKLPELDSLDLGGKRVALFGSGDQLGYPITFQDALGIIAEKLEARGAQLVGLWPTDGYEFDASLALRGDEFVGLALDYTCQIELNEDRIERWTAQLVEELGLVPALPAAL; from the coding sequence ATGCGGATGCTGATCGTTTACGGGAGCACTTACGGGGACACGGCCGATGCCGCGGACAGGATCGCTACGAGGGTCGAGACGCTGTCGGGCGTTGAACCGGTACTCCGAGAGGTCGGCCGGACCGACCTGAGCGACCTCGAGTCGTACGACGTCATCCTGGTGGGCTGCTCGACCTGGAACGAGGGCGAAATCCAGGACGACTGGTTCGACAAACTACCCGAGCTCGACTCGCTGGACCTTGGCGGCAAACGGGTGGCGTTGTTCGGGTCTGGTGACCAGTTGGGATATCCGATCACCTTCCAGGACGCCCTAGGGATAATCGCAGAGAAGCTCGAGGCGCGCGGCGCCCAACTCGTGGGTCTCTGGCCGACTGACGGCTACGAGTTCGATGCCTCATTGGCGCTGCGAGGCGACGAGTTCGTGGGCCTGGCGCTCGATTACACCTGCCAGATCGAGCTGAACGAGGACCGGATCGAGCGTTGGACCGCTCAGCTGGTCGAGGAGCTCGGTCTCGTCCCCGCCCTGCCTGCGGCCCTCTGA
- a CDS encoding YwiC-like family protein gives MAVTAKRPSVPLKTVALPNEHGAWAFLLEPALLGLLLAPSLAGASLGVAALGALLTQHPLSLVLADRRRGKTYPRTGLALRFVLFYAPVAGAALLTAVLLRGEVAFLFPALVVAPLALVQLVLDARNRGRSLGAELCGASAVSALAPTILLAGGSELVPAMAIWLLLLARNLSSILYVRARLRLEYDRPAGLTVPVAAQFGALMVVTAPVVTGVLPYAALMAIVVLAVRALLGLSKYRRATQPKYVGMRELAFGLLLVALTAAGTVFG, from the coding sequence GTGGCGGTAACGGCGAAGAGACCTAGCGTACCCCTGAAGACGGTTGCTCTCCCGAACGAGCACGGCGCCTGGGCGTTCCTGCTCGAGCCTGCCTTGCTGGGACTGCTGCTGGCGCCCTCACTGGCGGGCGCGTCGCTGGGGGTCGCTGCCCTGGGCGCGCTTCTCACCCAACATCCGCTCAGCCTCGTCCTGGCCGACCGACGGAGGGGCAAGACCTACCCGAGAACCGGCCTTGCCCTGCGGTTCGTCCTCTTCTACGCGCCGGTGGCCGGCGCCGCGCTGCTGACGGCCGTTCTGCTTCGAGGAGAGGTCGCCTTCCTCTTCCCCGCTCTGGTCGTCGCCCCGCTGGCGCTGGTGCAACTCGTCCTCGATGCCCGCAACCGGGGTCGGTCGCTCGGCGCAGAGCTGTGCGGGGCGAGCGCCGTTTCGGCCCTCGCTCCAACCATCCTGCTGGCTGGGGGCAGCGAACTCGTGCCTGCCATGGCTATCTGGCTCCTGCTCCTGGCACGTAACCTCTCCTCGATCCTCTACGTGCGGGCCCGCCTCAGGCTCGAGTACGACCGCCCGGCCGGTTTGACGGTCCCGGTCGCTGCTCAGTTCGGTGCCCTGATGGTCGTCACCGCTCCCGTCGTGACCGGTGTCCTCCCATACGCGGCGCTGATGGCCATCGTCGTTCTGGCGGTCCGGGCACTGCTGGGCCTCTCGAAGTATCGCCGGGCCACCCAGCCCAAGTACGTCGGTATGCGGGAGCTTGCTTTCGGGCTACTCCTCGTGGCGCTCACCGCAGCGGGTACGGTCTTCGGGTGA
- a CDS encoding DoxX family membrane protein has protein sequence MKGVNSMSTRSTTAARIYPEPRISKLVFASKASVPFWTLVRLYLGWLWLSSGLGKVTDPAWVGPEAGGAVRGFLGRALTLSSGDHPSVAGWYAWLIENLFLPNASVMGHLVAFGELLVGLALLLGFLTGVSAFLGGFLNASFLLAGTVSSNPVMFILATWLVLAWRVAGYWGLDYWVLPWLGAPRGRSLRRRTSAG, from the coding sequence GTGAAAGGGGTCAACTCGATGAGCACCCGCAGCACGACCGCAGCCCGTATCTATCCCGAACCGCGCATCAGCAAACTTGTCTTCGCCAGCAAGGCATCGGTACCGTTCTGGACCCTGGTGCGCCTCTACCTGGGGTGGCTGTGGCTCAGCTCGGGACTGGGCAAGGTCACCGACCCTGCCTGGGTGGGACCCGAGGCCGGCGGAGCCGTTCGCGGCTTCCTCGGCCGCGCGCTGACCCTCTCGAGCGGCGATCATCCGAGCGTAGCAGGATGGTACGCCTGGCTCATCGAGAACCTGTTCCTGCCGAACGCCTCAGTCATGGGCCACCTGGTTGCGTTCGGCGAGCTGCTGGTGGGCCTCGCCCTGCTACTGGGCTTCCTCACCGGCGTGAGCGCCTTCCTGGGCGGGTTCCTGAATGCAAGCTTCCTGCTTGCCGGAACCGTCTCGAGCAACCCGGTGATGTTCATCCTGGCGACCTGGTTGGTCCTCGCCTGGCGCGTGGCCGGTTACTGGGGCCTCGACTACTGGGTTTTGCCCTGGCTGGGGGCTCCTCGGGGAAGGAGCCTCAGGCGCAGAACCTCGGCAGGCTGA
- a CDS encoding Crp/Fnr family transcriptional regulator — translation MRLDNAQVLARCPLFAQLPDEDIEALAAIATRLRLEKGQSIFMAGEPAEALRVVVTGSLKVFVISPQSGRELVLTVERPFSSVAELPSFDEGVYPASAEALEECELLVLPDAALKQVLRERPDVALHLLRTLGRRLRRLVELVEQLSFQEVVQRLAGHLLDRAAAGLPFELETNGEIAGRLGTVPELVSRNLSRLQNSGMVTMQRRTVTGIDDAGLRAMADSAGR, via the coding sequence GTGCGCCTCGACAACGCCCAGGTTCTCGCGCGTTGCCCCCTCTTCGCTCAACTTCCCGACGAGGACATAGAGGCCCTGGCAGCGATCGCTACCCGGTTGCGATTGGAGAAGGGGCAGAGCATCTTCATGGCCGGTGAGCCAGCAGAGGCGCTGCGGGTGGTAGTCACCGGTTCCCTCAAGGTATTCGTGATCTCGCCGCAGTCTGGCCGGGAGCTGGTACTGACCGTTGAGCGGCCGTTCAGTTCGGTGGCCGAGTTGCCCAGCTTCGACGAAGGGGTTTATCCGGCGAGCGCCGAGGCGCTGGAGGAGTGTGAGCTGTTGGTGCTGCCCGATGCGGCCCTCAAGCAGGTTCTTAGGGAGAGGCCGGACGTCGCGCTTCACCTGCTCCGCACCCTGGGCAGGAGGCTGAGGCGGCTCGTCGAACTCGTCGAGCAGCTCTCCTTCCAGGAGGTGGTTCAACGCCTGGCGGGACACCTGCTCGACCGCGCCGCTGCCGGTCTTCCCTTCGAGCTGGAGACCAACGGTGAGATCGCCGGTCGACTTGGCACGGTGCCGGAGCTGGTCAGCCGCAACCTGTCGCGACTGCAGAACTCCGGGATGGTGACTATGCAGCGGCGCACGGTCACCGGTATCGATGACGCCGGGTTGCGGGCCATGGCCGATTCCGCCGGTCGTTAG
- a CDS encoding metal-sulfur cluster assembly factor: protein MPASQVLEALGDVIDPELGVDLVNLGLVYSVAVIARNIEATISLTTPGCPMHGTIEKDVLLTLERLPGVEFVDVKIVWDPPWSPEMMTDEGRRRLHWI, encoded by the coding sequence GTGCCGGCTTCGCAGGTCCTCGAAGCGCTCGGCGACGTAATCGACCCCGAACTGGGTGTCGATCTGGTCAATCTCGGCCTCGTCTACTCGGTTGCGGTGATAGCCAGGAACATCGAAGCGACCATAAGCCTGACCACGCCCGGCTGCCCGATGCACGGGACCATCGAGAAGGACGTGCTCCTTACCCTGGAACGGCTCCCGGGCGTCGAGTTCGTGGACGTGAAGATCGTCTGGGACCCGCCCTGGTCTCCAGAGATGATGACCGACGAGGGCAGGCGCCGGCTGCACTGGATCTGA
- a CDS encoding DUF2249 domain-containing protein, which produces MDGEILDNRGLEPPMPMVRTLEAYERLLPGGRLVIHNDRVPIYLLPQLEERGAEYHVHPQDDGSTQVEILKPAASPAP; this is translated from the coding sequence ATGGACGGAGAGATCCTCGACAACCGCGGCCTCGAACCGCCCATGCCAATGGTGCGGACGCTCGAAGCTTACGAGCGCCTGCTTCCCGGCGGGAGGCTGGTGATCCACAACGACCGGGTGCCTATCTACCTGCTTCCTCAGCTGGAGGAGCGGGGCGCTGAGTACCATGTGCACCCGCAGGATGACGGCAGCACGCAGGTAGAGATCCTGAAGCCGGCCGCTAGTCCAGCGCCGTGA
- a CDS encoding DUF2249 domain-containing protein — translation MQKFDVREIIPRERHAKIFKLFDGLESGQAFELINDHDPKPLYYQFQMERPGQASWEYLEEGPETWRVKVGRV, via the coding sequence GTGCAGAAGTTCGATGTCCGTGAGATCATCCCCCGCGAGCGTCACGCGAAGATCTTCAAGCTTTTCGACGGCCTCGAGTCGGGCCAGGCGTTCGAGCTCATCAACGACCACGATCCGAAGCCGCTCTACTACCAGTTCCAGATGGAGCGGCCGGGCCAGGCCTCCTGGGAGTATCTCGAGGAGGGACCTGAGACATGGCGCGTTAAGGTAGGCCGGGTCTGA
- a CDS encoding DUF542 domain-containing protein, with translation MASPLDQITRETSVNRILELAPDAIVVLDEFGIDSCCGGSLSLGEAAQEATVDADLVLSRLTSRYQE, from the coding sequence ATGGCAAGCCCTCTCGATCAGATAACGCGCGAGACTTCGGTCAACCGGATCCTGGAACTCGCCCCCGACGCAATCGTAGTCCTCGATGAGTTCGGTATCGACAGCTGCTGTGGTGGCAGCCTCTCCCTGGGTGAGGCCGCCCAGGAGGCAACGGTCGACGCGGACCTGGTCCTGTCGCGATTGACGAGCAGGTACCAGGAGTGA
- a CDS encoding Rrf2 family transcriptional regulator, with the protein MDALRTLLKRDESYAIHAVIQIAENPGISTAEIAARLQLPPAFTAKVIRKLVQADLVESRMGRSGGLSLKVEVDRLSMLDIIEGVSGKLILDTCQTKKQCATQQRVGGCNLKLAWLATTLQIREVLSEVKMAQLCKGVKPVLSQAS; encoded by the coding sequence ATGGACGCACTACGCACCCTCCTCAAACGGGACGAAAGCTACGCTATCCACGCCGTCATCCAGATCGCCGAGAACCCGGGCATCAGTACGGCCGAGATCGCCGCAAGACTGCAGCTGCCCCCGGCCTTCACCGCCAAGGTCATCCGCAAGCTCGTCCAGGCCGATCTGGTGGAGAGCCGGATGGGCCGCTCCGGCGGTCTCTCCCTCAAGGTCGAGGTGGACCGGCTTTCGATGCTCGACATCATCGAGGGCGTGTCGGGCAAGCTCATCCTCGACACCTGCCAGACGAAGAAGCAGTGCGCTACCCAGCAGCGTGTGGGCGGCTGCAACCTCAAGCTGGCCTGGCTCGCGACCACGCTGCAGATCCGCGAGGTGCTCTCCGAAGTGAAGATGGCGCAACTCTGCAAAGGCGTGAAGCCGGTACTCAGCCAAGCGAGCTGA